A DNA window from Verrucomicrobiota bacterium contains the following coding sequences:
- a CDS encoding DUF4340 domain-containing protein has translation MRKQLTVILILLNLVVVALFYLFERPGPDDDIKAKRKIFGEEAVDIDYIRISGSSLGPDRVLKKVENNWHLTSPIEWPANFFAVGRILNQITFLEKETSFLVSELQAAGRDLASYGLEEPQMKLEFGKGIARTSITIGSSTEVGNRIYILSPDQKEIMVIQRGLFDSLLVDLGNLRSQSVFDIPLFEVQTISLQKSYPTPLRIRISRFGEDWRFEIPFKTRADRAEVEMVINGLNSLSVQSFETNPEPDLSIYGLDNPKLYLTIEATDKRQTILIGKQLAGTEGDALYYAKGSENGTIFTIPGLLIDQNLSNAQEELRERQFVKFDPNSLSTIEITQSNRSVSLQKLETGTWQVIRRDEDGSVTAEVADTKKLANMMSTLYILRAQSFISDAPSNADLETYGFTDPQRTIQLKGGTPLKLLVGDLVPGNSRHAYAKLEQEPFIYEIDTSILSEFHTRPFNYRLRILHQEPEDAKLVGMTVLELASDTTVYNAVLNEVTPTWKAIAAANQSDEEGRESLLSLVSQSKSIEAREFIEEDFDKVPWKYRLDMHFKSSENSNTSSWTTPLWVTERLTGTNTIGGIKSEGGVFYTTQAFADAFFKLTFARFDPGPETEPAPESLPPDVPPSVEPEPVTPPSQ, from the coding sequence ATGAGAAAACAACTCACAGTCATCCTGATTTTGTTAAACCTTGTTGTAGTGGCGCTTTTCTATCTGTTTGAACGACCAGGTCCTGATGATGACATAAAGGCTAAACGAAAGATTTTTGGGGAAGAAGCGGTCGACATAGATTACATCCGAATCTCAGGAAGCTCATTAGGGCCCGACCGGGTGCTGAAGAAGGTGGAAAACAACTGGCACCTCACATCGCCCATTGAATGGCCCGCGAACTTTTTTGCAGTGGGTCGTATTCTGAACCAGATCACCTTCCTGGAAAAGGAAACCAGTTTTTTAGTCTCTGAGCTCCAAGCAGCTGGCCGGGATTTGGCAAGTTATGGACTCGAAGAACCGCAAATGAAGCTGGAGTTCGGTAAAGGAATAGCACGTACCTCCATCACAATTGGTTCGTCAACAGAAGTAGGAAACCGGATATACATCCTCTCACCCGATCAAAAAGAAATTATGGTTATCCAGCGGGGTCTATTCGACAGCCTCTTGGTCGACCTGGGTAATTTACGCAGCCAATCGGTTTTCGATATCCCTCTGTTCGAGGTCCAAACTATTAGTTTACAGAAGTCCTACCCCACTCCATTACGGATAAGAATTTCGCGTTTCGGAGAAGACTGGCGTTTCGAGATTCCTTTTAAAACCAGGGCAGACCGCGCTGAAGTGGAAATGGTTATCAACGGCCTGAACAGTTTGAGCGTACAAAGCTTTGAGACCAATCCTGAGCCGGATCTCAGCATTTATGGCCTGGATAACCCAAAATTGTATTTGACGATCGAAGCCACAGATAAAAGACAGACCATTCTAATCGGGAAACAATTGGCAGGCACAGAAGGAGACGCGCTTTATTATGCCAAAGGGAGCGAGAATGGGACCATATTCACCATTCCCGGTCTGTTGATCGATCAAAATTTGAGCAACGCCCAGGAGGAGCTTCGCGAGAGGCAGTTTGTAAAGTTCGACCCCAATAGCCTCAGCACTATAGAAATAACCCAGTCGAACCGGTCCGTCTCCTTGCAGAAATTGGAAACAGGTACCTGGCAAGTAATTCGAAGAGATGAGGACGGTAGTGTAACCGCGGAAGTTGCGGACACTAAAAAATTGGCCAATATGATGAGTACGCTCTACATATTGAGGGCACAAAGTTTTATTTCAGACGCCCCTTCAAATGCAGATTTGGAGACCTACGGATTTACCGACCCGCAACGCACGATACAGTTAAAAGGAGGCACACCACTGAAGCTACTTGTTGGGGATTTGGTTCCTGGAAATTCCAGACATGCGTATGCCAAACTGGAGCAGGAGCCGTTTATTTATGAAATCGACACTTCGATTTTGTCTGAATTTCACACACGCCCATTCAATTACCGTTTACGAATTCTCCACCAAGAACCTGAAGACGCCAAATTGGTTGGAATGACCGTCCTGGAGCTTGCTAGCGATACGACCGTGTACAATGCGGTTCTCAATGAAGTAACTCCGACCTGGAAAGCGATCGCAGCAGCTAACCAATCGGACGAAGAAGGACGCGAGAGCTTGCTCTCATTGGTCAGTCAATCGAAGTCCATTGAAGCGCGTGAGTTTATCGAAGAAGACTTCGATAAGGTGCCATGGAAATACCGATTGGATATGCATTTTAAATCCTCTGAAAATTCGAATACTTCTTCCTGGACGACCCCACTGTGGGTCACTGAACGTCTTACCGGTACAAACACAATTGGTGGGATCAAATCCGAAGGTGGTGTCTTTTATACGACCCAAGCATTCGCTGATGCTTTTTTTAAACTCACTTTTGCGCGCTTTGACCCCGGTCCCGAAACAGAACCCGCACCTGAATCATTGCCTCCCGATGTACCACCCTCTGTTGAACCTGAACCGGTAACCCCACCGAGTCAGTAA
- the accB gene encoding acetyl-CoA carboxylase biotin carboxyl carrier protein encodes MDLKQIKQIIEVMKRSSLTEFEIEEEGLKLRICRSDENKGHGGPTVPHYPAPVPIAYAPQPAEEAVPQAPAAEEEKGIVVIKSPMVGTFYLAPSPESPPFVKVGDTVNNDSPVCIIEAMKVMNEIPAELSGEIKQILLENGDSVEYGQPLFKVKQP; translated from the coding sequence TTGGACCTAAAGCAGATAAAACAAATCATTGAGGTCATGAAACGTTCCTCACTCACGGAGTTCGAGATTGAGGAAGAAGGCCTTAAACTACGCATTTGTCGTAGCGACGAAAATAAAGGCCATGGCGGTCCTACTGTGCCACACTATCCAGCTCCTGTGCCCATCGCCTACGCTCCGCAACCTGCAGAAGAAGCGGTGCCTCAGGCACCAGCGGCAGAAGAAGAAAAGGGAATCGTTGTGATCAAATCACCCATGGTGGGCACTTTCTATCTGGCACCTTCACCCGAAAGCCCTCCATTTGTGAAAGTAGGAGATACGGTCAACAATGACTCACCCGTTTGCATAATTGAAGCCATGAAGGTGATGAATGAGATCCCGGCAGAGCTTTCCGGAGAAATTAAGCAAATCCTTTTGGAAAACGGAGACTCCGTAGAATACGGACAACCGCTCTTCAAGGTAAAGCAGCCCTAA